A stretch of Buteo buteo chromosome 9, bButBut1.hap1.1, whole genome shotgun sequence DNA encodes these proteins:
- the LIMD2 gene encoding LIM domain-containing protein 2: protein MFQATGPASPPPTHEAKNNSGGSTVQRSKSFSLKAQVKEMCTACQKTVYPMERLVADKFVFHNACFCCKHCHTKLSLGSYAALHGEFYCKPHFQQLFKSKGNYDEGFGRKQHKELWVHKEVESGTKSA from the exons ATGTTCCAGGCCACAGGACCCGCCAGCCCACCCCCAACTCAT GAGGCAAAGAACAACTCAGGAGGCAGCACAGTGCAGCGCTCCAAG TCCTTCAGCCTGAAGGCACAAGTGAAGGAGATGTGCACTGCCTGCCAGAAAACCGTCTATCCCATGGAACGGCTGGTGGCGGATAAATTCGTCTTCCACAACgcctgcttctgctgcaagCACTGCCACACCAAGCTCAG cctgggCAGCTACGCCGCACTCCACGGGGAATTCTACTGCAAGCCCCACTTCCAGCAGCTCTTCAAGAGTAAAGGCAACTACGACGAGGGCTTTGGGCGCAAGCAGCacaaggagctgtgggtgcaCAAGGAGGTGGAGAGCGGGACCAAGTCGGCGTGA